One window from the genome of Desulfuromonadales bacterium encodes:
- the dinB gene encoding DNA polymerase IV — protein MSDRTILHVDMNAFFAAVEQQNNPALRGKPVAVIGSGARTIITTASYEARACGVRTGMTVREATERCPGIVLVVGNNRRYTHTSAGIVAILRDYTPLVEVFSIDEAFLDLTGCLTLFGPPERIAHQIKARIRHRFGLTCSIGVAPNKLLAKLASEMKKPDGLTVLRPAEIPALLETVPAGELCGIGPKLKRQLALLGVRTCGELGRFPLAILTRKYGIVGERLQQMGR, from the coding sequence ATGAGCGACCGCACCATCCTGCACGTCGACATGAACGCCTTCTTCGCCGCGGTCGAGCAGCAGAACAATCCGGCACTCCGGGGAAAGCCGGTGGCGGTGATCGGCTCGGGGGCGCGCACCATCATCACCACCGCCTCCTACGAGGCGCGGGCCTGCGGAGTAAGGACCGGCATGACCGTCCGCGAGGCGACGGAGCGCTGCCCCGGGATCGTTCTGGTGGTCGGCAACAACCGCCGCTACACCCACACCTCTGCCGGCATCGTCGCCATCCTGCGCGACTACACGCCGCTGGTCGAGGTCTTCTCCATCGACGAAGCGTTCCTCGACCTGACCGGCTGCCTCACCCTCTTCGGCCCGCCCGAGCGGATCGCCCACCAGATCAAGGCGCGCATCCGCCACCGCTTCGGACTCACCTGCTCGATCGGCGTGGCGCCGAACAAGCTGCTGGCCAAGCTCGCCTCGGAGATGAAGAAGCCGGACGGCCTCACCGTCCTGCGCCCGGCCGAGATTCCCGCCCTGCTCGAAACGGTGCCGGCCGGCGAACTCTGCGGCATCGGCCCGAAACTAAAGCGCCAGCTCGCCCTGCTCGGCGTTCGCACCTGCGGCGAACTGGGGCGCTTTCCCCTCGCCATCCTGACCCGCAAATACGGCATCGTCGGCGAGCGGCTGCAGCAGATGGGACGCG